A window of Gemmatimonadota bacterium contains these coding sequences:
- a CDS encoding RidA family protein: MRTLSLLLRATAVTALVALAAFPSVARAQAREAIGNSSATLTPAIRVGNLVFASGALPGRDADSTIQSQTTSALNAIKRNLEAAGTTIENAVKCTVFLVDGADFRGMNEAYAKMWPVAPPARTTVVIKALVVPNAKLEIECMATMPAK, translated from the coding sequence ATGCGCACCCTCTCCCTCCTCCTCCGCGCCACCGCCGTGACCGCCCTCGTCGCGCTCGCCGCGTTCCCGTCGGTCGCGCGCGCGCAGGCCCGCGAGGCGATCGGCAACTCGAGCGCGACGCTCACGCCGGCGATCCGCGTCGGGAACCTCGTCTTCGCCTCGGGCGCCCTCCCCGGCCGCGACGCCGACTCGACCATCCAGAGCCAGACGACGAGCGCGCTCAACGCGATCAAGCGCAACCTCGAGGCCGCGGGCACGACGATCGAGAACGCGGTGAAGTGCACCGTCTTCCTGGTCGACGGCGCCGACTTCCGCGGGATGAACGAGGCCTACGCGAAGATGTGGCCGGTGGCGCCGCCGGCGCGCACGACGGTCGTGATCAAGGCGCTGGTGGTGCCGAACGCCAAGCTCGAGATCGAGTGCATGGCGACGATGCCCGCGAAGTAG
- a CDS encoding carboxypeptidase regulatory-like domain-containing protein — protein sequence MRSRALAALVLLLAADRLAAQQLTGIVLRDASRAPVSGVVLLAHSPVGDTVLARAISGARGQFALPVRAGAFRVRALRIGYRPAELGTYTLAPDEIRRVSLVLPENPLVLQAVTLRASARCDVVGRAGEAVASLFDEARKALVATQLRPPEGRPTALVAVAKSATSLTGASLMEPEFRLISGQSVRPFQAVPLEDIERRGYVVEEDGNTFFRAPDAPVLLSESFAASHCLQLVEGQGTQAGLIGIGFKPVRVQRPRVGIAGTLWMDRATYELRRLDFEYVGLVPMLARAGLGGEVLFTRLADGSWIESRFEVRMPRLRMAPVSRGRMPFPVLDGHERSTGEVLSMRIADTLLFQGDSALERRMLAAIGANGGSVAGITFGGIRGTLTDSLRTRDAVRLAGDTVVLRELGLRAVSDFTGTFDFKGVPAGRYTLLYRAPWFDSLGVSPLTHALEVRAGELTETALATPALATYQFLQCGAQLDTLDALLHGEITDGEGMPLAGARVVARWSIWRIEGDRPSQQRMERTDTTGVSGAYLLCGLPKDVPFDVTAYATDADTVGVRARVGPTGDIGRRSLVLGDANARVRVRGRVVGPDRSPLRQATVASMNDEDAIALTRGDGSYELAIRGRRSQQARVRALGYEPRIIDLDPRAALVEIDDVMLVPVAQGLDTVRITAKDPFDWRDEFDRRRAIGLGQFITEDQLRRLPRVTPNAVAQFAPRIKMDRGAIKMMRGTMPCWPRWFVDGHDEGPQFDSQGRPHFDGAEIPGLLDRAKSIEVYPATQAPARYNDFEGCGVIVVWTR from the coding sequence ATGCGATCCCGCGCGCTCGCCGCCCTGGTGTTGCTGCTGGCCGCCGACCGGCTGGCCGCGCAGCAACTCACGGGCATCGTGCTCCGCGATGCCTCGCGCGCACCGGTGAGCGGCGTGGTCCTTCTCGCCCATTCGCCGGTGGGCGACACCGTGCTCGCGCGCGCGATCTCAGGGGCGCGGGGACAGTTCGCGTTGCCCGTGCGCGCGGGCGCGTTCCGCGTGCGTGCATTGCGGATCGGCTATCGCCCCGCCGAGCTCGGGACCTACACGCTGGCGCCGGACGAGATCCGCCGCGTCTCGCTCGTGTTGCCCGAGAACCCGCTCGTGCTGCAGGCGGTGACGCTGCGCGCGAGCGCCCGGTGCGACGTGGTCGGACGCGCCGGCGAGGCGGTCGCGAGCCTCTTCGATGAGGCGCGGAAGGCGCTGGTCGCGACGCAGCTGCGGCCACCGGAGGGACGACCGACCGCGCTGGTGGCGGTGGCGAAGAGTGCGACGTCCCTCACCGGCGCGTCGCTGATGGAGCCGGAGTTCCGCCTCATCTCCGGGCAGTCGGTGCGTCCCTTCCAGGCGGTGCCCCTCGAGGACATCGAGCGGCGCGGCTACGTGGTGGAGGAGGACGGCAACACCTTCTTCCGCGCGCCCGACGCTCCGGTGCTCCTCTCCGAGTCGTTCGCGGCGTCGCACTGCCTGCAGCTCGTCGAGGGGCAGGGGACGCAGGCGGGGCTGATCGGCATCGGCTTCAAGCCGGTGCGCGTGCAGCGGCCGCGGGTCGGGATCGCCGGCACGCTCTGGATGGATCGCGCGACGTACGAACTGCGCCGGCTCGACTTCGAGTACGTGGGACTCGTGCCGATGCTCGCGCGCGCCGGGTTGGGCGGCGAGGTGCTCTTCACGAGGCTCGCCGATGGTTCCTGGATCGAGAGTCGCTTCGAGGTGCGGATGCCGCGCCTCCGGATGGCGCCGGTCTCGCGCGGCCGGATGCCGTTCCCGGTGCTGGACGGGCACGAACGCTCCACCGGCGAGGTGCTCTCCATGCGCATCGCCGACACGCTCCTCTTCCAGGGGGACTCGGCGCTCGAGCGCCGGATGCTCGCCGCGATCGGCGCCAACGGCGGCAGCGTCGCGGGGATCACCTTCGGCGGCATCCGCGGCACCCTCACCGACTCGCTCCGCACCCGCGACGCGGTGCGGCTCGCCGGCGACACGGTGGTGCTGCGCGAGCTCGGACTGCGAGCGGTCAGCGACTTCACCGGGACCTTCGACTTCAAGGGTGTCCCCGCGGGGCGCTACACGCTCCTCTACCGGGCGCCCTGGTTCGACAGCCTCGGCGTCAGCCCGCTCACGCACGCGCTCGAGGTGCGCGCCGGCGAGCTCACCGAGACGGCGCTGGCGACGCCCGCCCTCGCGACCTACCAGTTCCTGCAGTGCGGCGCCCAGCTCGACACGCTCGACGCCCTCCTCCACGGCGAGATCACCGACGGGGAAGGGATGCCGCTCGCCGGCGCGCGCGTCGTCGCGCGGTGGAGCATCTGGCGGATCGAGGGCGATCGTCCCAGCCAGCAGCGGATGGAGCGCACCGACACGACCGGCGTGAGCGGGGCCTACCTGCTCTGCGGACTGCCGAAGGACGTCCCGTTCGACGTGACCGCGTACGCGACCGACGCCGACACCGTCGGCGTGCGCGCGCGCGTCGGCCCGACGGGGGACATCGGGCGGCGCAGTCTCGTGCTGGGCGATGCGAACGCGCGGGTGCGCGTGCGTGGCCGCGTCGTCGGCCCGGACAGATCGCCGCTCCGGCAGGCGACCGTCGCCTCGATGAACGACGAGGACGCGATCGCCCTCACGCGCGGCGACGGGAGCTACGAGCTCGCGATCCGCGGGCGCCGCTCGCAGCAGGCGCGCGTGCGCGCCCTCGGCTACGAGCCGCGGATCATCGACCTCGACCCGCGCGCCGCGCTCGTCGAGATCGATGACGTGATGCTGGTCCCGGTGGCGCAGGGACTCGACACCGTGCGCATCACCGCGAAGGACCCGTTCGACTGGCGGGACGAGTTCGACCGGCGTCGGGCGATCGGCCTCGGGCAGTTCATCACGGAGGATCAGCTGCGGCGCCTGCCCCGCGTCACGCCGAACGCGGTGGCCCAGTTCGCGCCGCGCATCAAGATGGACCGGGGCGCGATCAAGATGATGCGCGGGACCATGCCGTGCTGGCCCCGCTGGTTCGTCGACGGCCATGACGAAGGTCCGCAGTTCGACAGCCAGGGACGCCCGCACTTCGACGGCGCCGAGATCCCGGGACTCCTCGATCGCGCGAAGTCGATCGAGGTCTACCCCGCCACACAGGCGCCGGCCCGCTACAACGACTTCGAGGGCTGCGGCGTGATCGTCGTCTGGACCCGCTGA
- a CDS encoding pyridoxal-phosphate dependent enzyme, producing MSAPRGAALAAALPITFDDVLAAEERLRPHLAPTPLRAYAQLDELVGSGVQVFVKHENHQPTQSFKIRNGLNAILGRSAEQRARGVIGASTGNHGQGIAYGGRLTRTPVTVCVPEGNNPEKNAAIRALGAELVEVGATYDETVVECGRIAEERGLALLHSTNDPLVVAGAGTMTLEILAQQPDLDALVIALGGGSQSVGALTVALTKKPALKVYAVGAEGAPAQYDSWTKGTRLTGQPARTFAEGIATGSAYVLTFAALREGLSDFIKVSDAEMYAAVRDLIRITHNLPEGAGAAGLAGLRKLAPRLAGKRVGIVMCGGNLSDRDLRIAMQG from the coding sequence ATGAGCGCGCCGCGCGGGGCGGCCCTCGCCGCGGCCTTGCCCATCACCTTCGACGACGTCCTCGCGGCGGAGGAGCGGCTGAGGCCCCATCTCGCCCCCACGCCGTTGCGCGCCTACGCGCAACTGGATGAACTCGTGGGGAGCGGCGTGCAGGTGTTCGTGAAGCACGAGAACCACCAGCCCACGCAGAGCTTCAAGATCCGCAACGGGCTCAATGCGATCCTCGGGCGCTCGGCGGAGCAGCGCGCGCGCGGCGTGATCGGCGCGAGCACCGGCAATCATGGGCAGGGGATCGCGTACGGCGGGCGGCTCACCCGCACGCCGGTCACCGTCTGCGTCCCCGAGGGGAACAACCCCGAGAAGAACGCCGCCATCCGCGCACTCGGCGCGGAGCTCGTCGAGGTGGGGGCCACCTATGACGAGACCGTCGTCGAGTGCGGGCGGATCGCGGAGGAGCGCGGCCTCGCCTTGCTGCACTCGACGAACGACCCGCTCGTCGTCGCCGGCGCCGGCACGATGACGCTCGAGATCCTCGCACAGCAGCCCGACCTCGACGCGCTCGTGATCGCGCTGGGCGGCGGCTCGCAATCGGTGGGCGCGCTCACCGTCGCGCTCACGAAGAAGCCGGCGCTGAAGGTCTATGCCGTGGGCGCCGAGGGGGCACCGGCGCAGTACGATAGCTGGACGAAGGGGACGCGGCTCACCGGACAGCCGGCGCGGACCTTCGCCGAGGGGATCGCGACCGGCTCGGCGTACGTGCTCACCTTCGCCGCGCTGCGCGAGGGATTGAGCGACTTCATCAAGGTGAGCGACGCCGAGATGTACGCGGCGGTGCGGGACCTCATCCGCATCACGCACAACCTGCCGGAGGGCGCGGGGGCGGCCGGGCTCGCCGGCCTGCGCAAGCTCGCGCCGCGGCTCGCGGGGAAGCGCGTCGGCATCGTGATGTGCGGCGGCAATCTCAGCGACCGGGACCTGCGCATCGCGATGCAAGGGTAG
- a CDS encoding metal-sensitive transcriptional regulator yields the protein MATALKVHAAASCGCGAHEAEDGRKAVAVDVDVKERNLKRLRRIEGQVRGIHKMVEEDRYCADIMVQISSVQEALRSVSRELMRNHLKHCAAGAIQAGPTEAEAMYDELVDLMYKHSR from the coding sequence ATGGCGACGGCGCTCAAGGTCCATGCGGCGGCGAGCTGCGGCTGCGGGGCACACGAGGCCGAGGATGGTCGCAAGGCCGTCGCCGTGGACGTCGACGTGAAGGAACGCAACCTCAAGCGGCTGCGCCGCATCGAGGGGCAGGTGCGCGGGATCCACAAGATGGTCGAGGAGGACCGCTACTGCGCCGACATCATGGTGCAGATCTCGTCGGTGCAGGAGGCGTTGCGCAGCGTGAGCCGCGAGCTGATGCGCAATCATCTCAAGCACTGTGCGGCGGGCGCCATCCAGGCGGGACCGACGGAGGCCGAGGCGATGTACGACGAGCTCGTGGACCTCATGTACAAGCACAGCCGATGA
- a CDS encoding heavy-metal-associated domain-containing protein, with amino-acid sequence MTNLTLSISGMTCGHCVAAVSNALKAVEGVQVEEVRIGTAKVQYDESKVSAAHLAQLVTEEGYVAIASA; translated from the coding sequence ATGACCAACCTCACGCTCAGCATCTCCGGCATGACCTGCGGCCACTGCGTCGCCGCCGTCTCCAACGCGCTCAAGGCCGTCGAGGGCGTACAGGTGGAGGAGGTGCGCATTGGCACCGCCAAGGTGCAGTACGACGAATCGAAGGTCTCCGCGGCGCACCTCGCGCAGCTCGTGACGGAAGAAGGCTACGTCGCGATCGCGAGCGCCTGA
- a CDS encoding amidohydrolase family protein yields the protein MLLPLLALAALTSAPATAMAVAPAADSTVWLVDNHGRKAGDLVVATRGDTTITRYIYTDRNRGGRIEVRQVMRNGRLASAESRPINPDGATGAPTERFEVAGDSLRSISASGMATMSAIPAGSFVGLRGGTPLDQAALARFLLAQPGRRGTLAVGGTARAEIIADTTLRLGAARQRARLVMVSRGSSIVTNGVWLDERGELLATDVQWFITVKPAVVPLLPAFRAIELKWRDAQGEALAKRVVTTTVGTIAIRGGDLFDAEAGVMRPAQTIIVRGDRIVAVGAADAVTVPAGATVIDATGKTVMPGMWDMHGHIQVNSQLTLGTTQLANGITTQRDLAADFDVATSLRDREARGLLAAPRAVLGGFIEGPLAWAGPSEALVATEAEARRWVVKYDSAGYKQIKLYNVTHPDLVPTIAAEAHARGMRLSGHIPRGLSIEAAVGLGFDEIQHAAFFFSNFFQDSLYLPRMRAYSQVATAVAPTFDVFSPPMTKLLEYLKAKGTAVDGTFNLWIGGGGAIVGAGGSPDQLKADSAYLNLIRRLYAMGIPLIAGTDNSSGSTYRRELEMYEKAGIPAARVLQIATIEAARHMKDERDFGSVSVGKVADLLIVAGRPAERIGDLARIETVIRGGRVYKVSDLVAAGSRGPNGAEGDDGHDH from the coding sequence ATGCTCCTGCCGCTCCTCGCCCTCGCCGCGCTGACCTCCGCGCCTGCCACCGCCATGGCCGTCGCGCCCGCGGCCGACTCCACGGTCTGGCTCGTCGACAATCACGGCCGGAAGGCCGGCGACCTCGTCGTCGCGACGCGCGGCGACACGACCATCACGCGATACATCTATACGGACCGCAATCGCGGCGGCCGGATCGAGGTGCGGCAGGTCATGCGCAATGGCCGACTGGCGAGCGCCGAGTCGAGGCCGATCAATCCGGATGGCGCGACGGGCGCGCCGACCGAGCGCTTCGAGGTCGCGGGAGATTCGCTGCGGAGCATCTCCGCGAGCGGCATGGCGACGATGTCCGCGATCCCGGCCGGCTCGTTCGTCGGGCTCCGCGGCGGCACCCCGCTCGACCAGGCAGCGCTCGCGCGATTCCTCCTCGCCCAGCCGGGCCGGCGCGGCACGCTCGCGGTGGGCGGCACCGCGCGCGCCGAGATCATCGCCGACACCACGCTGCGCCTCGGCGCCGCGCGCCAGCGCGCGCGCCTCGTCATGGTGTCGCGCGGGTCGAGCATCGTCACCAATGGCGTCTGGCTCGACGAACGCGGCGAGCTGCTGGCGACCGACGTGCAGTGGTTCATCACCGTGAAGCCCGCGGTCGTGCCGCTCCTGCCCGCCTTCCGCGCGATCGAGCTCAAGTGGCGCGATGCGCAGGGCGAGGCGCTCGCCAAGCGCGTCGTCACGACGACGGTCGGGACGATCGCGATCCGCGGCGGCGACCTGTTCGACGCCGAGGCGGGCGTGATGCGGCCGGCGCAGACGATCATCGTCCGCGGCGACCGCATCGTCGCGGTCGGTGCGGCGGACGCGGTCACCGTCCCCGCCGGCGCGACGGTCATCGACGCGACGGGAAAGACGGTGATGCCCGGGATGTGGGACATGCATGGGCACATCCAGGTGAACAGCCAGCTCACGCTGGGCACCACGCAGCTCGCCAACGGCATCACGACGCAGCGAGACCTCGCGGCCGACTTCGACGTCGCGACGTCGCTGCGCGACCGCGAGGCGCGCGGCCTCCTCGCCGCGCCACGCGCCGTGCTCGGCGGGTTCATCGAGGGGCCGCTCGCCTGGGCCGGACCGAGCGAGGCGCTCGTCGCGACCGAGGCCGAGGCGCGGCGCTGGGTCGTGAAGTACGACTCGGCGGGCTACAAGCAGATCAAGCTCTACAACGTCACGCATCCCGACCTCGTCCCGACGATCGCCGCCGAGGCGCATGCACGTGGGATGCGGTTGAGCGGGCACATCCCGCGCGGCCTGAGCATCGAGGCCGCGGTCGGCCTCGGCTTCGATGAGATCCAGCACGCCGCGTTCTTCTTCTCGAACTTCTTCCAGGACTCGCTCTACCTGCCGCGCATGCGCGCCTACTCGCAGGTGGCGACGGCGGTCGCACCGACCTTCGACGTCTTCTCGCCGCCGATGACGAAGCTGCTCGAGTACCTCAAGGCGAAGGGGACCGCGGTGGACGGGACGTTCAACCTCTGGATCGGCGGTGGCGGCGCGATCGTCGGCGCGGGCGGCTCACCGGACCAGCTGAAGGCCGACAGCGCGTACCTGAACCTCATCCGCCGGCTCTACGCGATGGGGATCCCGCTCATCGCGGGGACCGACAACTCGTCGGGCTCGACCTATCGCCGGGAGCTGGAGATGTACGAGAAGGCGGGGATCCCCGCCGCGCGCGTGCTGCAGATCGCGACCATCGAGGCGGCGCGCCACATGAAGGACGAGCGCGACTTCGGCAGCGTGAGCGTCGGCAAGGTCGCGGACCTGCTGATCGTCGCGGGGCGCCCGGCGGAGCGGATCGGGGACCTGGCGCGGATCGAGACCGTGATCCGCGGCGGGCGCGTCTACAAGGTGAGCGACCTCGTGGCCGCGGGGTCGCGTGGGCCGAACGGCGCCGAGGGCGACGACGGCCACGACCACTAG
- a CDS encoding DUF4350 domain-containing protein, translated as MRRPRNGAALAAGLIALVAVRALTAQQVPDRAFRPPVPRPAYAVGAGPRLCLDEAHHNFHTLDDRFWAFGELARRDGYRVAPSREPITAAALAKCDLFVISNAQSSALEWDRYPTPTPSAFSDAEIAAMRAWVEGGGRLLLIADHMPLAGAAAKLAAAFGASFTDGFAYKATPAGAPDSMVTRIRGTPTLFVPQDGTLPEHAIVRGRDSTERVTQVRSFTGQAFRVEGADVEPVMVLPADFIVLLPRYAWQFDARTRQEAVGGWLQGATRRVGQGRVAFFGEAAMFSAQVAGPQKRPMGMNAELAEQNPRFALNTLHWLSGILAP; from the coding sequence ATGCGTCGTCCCCGGAACGGTGCCGCGCTCGCGGCGGGTCTCATCGCGCTGGTCGCTGTGCGCGCGCTCACGGCGCAGCAGGTCCCCGACCGCGCCTTCCGCCCGCCCGTGCCGCGGCCGGCGTATGCGGTCGGTGCCGGGCCGCGTCTCTGCCTCGACGAGGCGCATCACAACTTCCACACCCTCGACGACCGCTTCTGGGCGTTCGGCGAACTCGCGCGGCGAGACGGCTATCGCGTCGCGCCATCACGCGAGCCGATCACCGCGGCCGCGCTCGCCAAGTGCGACCTGTTCGTCATCTCCAACGCGCAGTCGAGCGCGCTCGAGTGGGATCGCTATCCCACGCCGACGCCCTCGGCGTTCAGTGACGCCGAGATCGCCGCGATGCGCGCGTGGGTCGAGGGAGGCGGACGCCTGCTCCTCATCGCCGACCACATGCCGCTCGCCGGTGCGGCCGCGAAGCTCGCGGCGGCCTTCGGCGCGAGCTTCACCGACGGCTTCGCGTACAAGGCGACGCCCGCCGGCGCGCCCGATTCGATGGTGACGCGCATCCGCGGCACGCCGACCCTGTTCGTGCCGCAGGATGGCACGCTCCCCGAGCACGCGATCGTCCGCGGGCGCGACAGCACCGAGCGCGTCACGCAGGTCCGCAGCTTCACGGGGCAGGCCTTCCGCGTGGAGGGGGCCGACGTCGAGCCGGTGATGGTCCTGCCGGCGGACTTCATCGTGCTGCTGCCGCGCTACGCCTGGCAGTTCGATGCGCGCACGCGGCAGGAGGCGGTGGGCGGCTGGCTGCAAGGCGCGACGCGTCGCGTGGGGCAGGGCCGCGTCGCCTTCTTCGGCGAGGCGGCGATGTTCAGCGCGCAGGTCGCGGGGCCGCAGAAGCGGCCCATGGGGATGAACGCCGAACTCGCCGAGCAGAATCCGCGGTTCGCGCTCAACACCTTGCACTGGTTGAGCGGGATCCTCGCACCCTAG
- a CDS encoding M20/M25/M40 family metallo-hydrolase: MPFSHPRLLRDGRALVAALALVIVTAPLGAQAAGPRARWEAQARALLKELVEINTTESVGSTLAASEAMARHLRAAGFPASDVVVTPITERKGNLVVRLRGRNTGKKPILLLSHHDVVEADARDWTLPPFTFIEKDSTFFGRGVADDKDEGAIHLTVLLRLKAEGIVPDRDIIVALTTDEENGEHNGVEWLLRNRRELIDAEFGFNEGGGGRIEEGKKVSNDVQASEKKYTDFRLETTNPGGHSSQPRADNAIYALAHALERIESHRFPVHLNEVTREYFRRQAAIVGGEMGGAMRRIIANERDSAAAALLSRDPAHSSRLRTSCVATMLEGGHAPNALPQRARANVNCRILPDEPAEEVQRTLERVIADTAVKVTNVTGSRESPPSPLTPDLLRSIEETTREVWPGMPVVPTMSTGATDALYLRRAGIPVYGVSGLFYAAPNAHGMNEKVEARAFYDGLEFMYRLVRRITTTGPGM; this comes from the coding sequence ATGCCCTTCTCCCACCCGCGGCTCCTCCGCGACGGACGCGCGCTCGTCGCCGCCCTCGCCCTCGTGATCGTCACCGCCCCACTCGGCGCGCAGGCGGCCGGCCCGCGCGCACGCTGGGAGGCCCAGGCCCGCGCCCTGCTCAAGGAGCTCGTCGAGATCAACACCACCGAGAGCGTCGGCAGCACGCTCGCGGCCTCCGAAGCGATGGCGCGGCACCTGCGCGCGGCCGGCTTCCCGGCGAGTGACGTCGTCGTCACGCCGATCACCGAGCGGAAGGGGAACCTCGTCGTCCGGCTCCGGGGCCGGAACACGGGGAAGAAGCCCATCCTCCTCCTCTCGCACCACGACGTGGTCGAGGCCGACGCGCGGGACTGGACGCTGCCGCCGTTCACGTTCATCGAGAAGGACAGCACCTTCTTCGGCCGCGGCGTCGCCGACGACAAGGACGAGGGCGCGATCCATCTCACGGTGCTGCTCCGCCTCAAGGCCGAGGGGATCGTCCCGGACCGCGACATCATCGTCGCGCTCACGACCGACGAGGAGAACGGCGAGCACAACGGCGTGGAGTGGCTCCTGCGCAACCGCCGCGAGCTGATCGACGCCGAGTTCGGCTTCAATGAGGGGGGTGGCGGCCGGATCGAGGAGGGGAAGAAGGTCTCCAACGACGTGCAGGCGAGCGAGAAGAAGTACACCGACTTCCGCCTCGAGACGACGAACCCGGGCGGCCACAGCTCGCAGCCGCGCGCCGACAACGCGATCTACGCGCTCGCGCACGCCCTCGAACGCATCGAGTCCCACCGCTTCCCCGTCCACCTGAACGAGGTCACGCGCGAGTACTTCCGCCGGCAGGCGGCGATCGTCGGCGGCGAGATGGGCGGCGCGATGCGGCGCATCATCGCCAACGAACGCGACTCGGCCGCCGCGGCGCTGCTCTCGCGCGACCCGGCACACAGCTCGCGCCTCCGCACGAGCTGCGTCGCGACGATGCTCGAGGGCGGGCACGCACCCAACGCGCTCCCCCAGCGCGCACGCGCCAACGTGAACTGCCGCATCCTCCCCGACGAACCGGCGGAGGAGGTGCAGCGCACGCTCGAGCGCGTCATCGCCGACACCGCGGTGAAGGTCACCAACGTCACCGGGTCTCGCGAGAGCCCGCCGTCGCCGCTCACCCCGGACCTGCTCCGGAGCATCGAGGAGACGACGCGCGAGGTGTGGCCGGGGATGCCCGTCGTTCCGACGATGAGCACCGGCGCGACCGACGCGCTCTACCTGCGCCGGGCCGGCATCCCCGTCTACGGCGTCTCGGGCCTCTTCTACGCGGCGCCCAACGCGCACGGGATGAACGAGAAGGTCGAGGCGCGGGCCTTCTACGACGGCCTCGAGTTCATGTATCGTCTCGTGCGCCGCATCACCACCACCGGACCCGGAATGTGA
- a CDS encoding M20/M25/M40 family metallo-hydrolase: MRLRLAATLLVAAASPLAAQQATPPALAPRTRWEAQARAMLKELVEINTTHSVGNTVTAAEAMAKHMRAAGFPSEDVIVVENAPRKGNLIVRYRGRSTGRKPILLLSHIDVVEADPKDWTLPPFEFIERDGIFYGRGVADDKDESAMHLTILLRMKAEGVVPDRDIIVALTADEEGGPHNGVDWILRNRPELLQAEYAFNEGGGGRTEEGKKVSNDVQASEKKVANFTLTATNSGGHSSVPRPDNAIYQLAAALDRMGKYHHPVHLNEITREYFRRQSAIVGGETGAAMRRIVANARDSAAAATISRDPANNSRLRTTCVATMLSGGHAMNALPQRATATVNCRILPDETQAEVQARIVAAVADTGVKVTVEREAADSPPSPLTPELLKAIEETTREMWPNMPVVPTMSTGATDGRYLRNAGIPVYGVSGLFYANPNAHGMNEKIEVKEFYEGLEFMYRLVRKVTAGPGM, translated from the coding sequence CTGCGCCTCCGCCTCGCCGCCACGCTCCTCGTCGCCGCCGCTTCGCCGCTCGCCGCGCAGCAGGCGACGCCGCCCGCCCTCGCCCCGCGCACGCGCTGGGAGGCGCAGGCGCGCGCGATGCTCAAGGAGCTCGTCGAGATCAACACCACGCATTCCGTGGGCAACACCGTCACCGCCGCCGAGGCGATGGCGAAGCACATGCGCGCGGCCGGCTTCCCGAGCGAGGACGTGATCGTCGTCGAGAACGCGCCGCGGAAGGGGAACCTCATCGTGCGCTATCGCGGCAGGAGCACCGGCCGCAAGCCGATCCTGCTACTCTCGCACATCGACGTCGTCGAGGCCGATCCGAAGGACTGGACGCTGCCGCCGTTCGAGTTCATCGAGCGCGACGGCATCTTCTACGGCCGCGGCGTCGCCGACGACAAGGATGAGAGCGCGATGCACCTGACGATCCTCCTGCGGATGAAGGCCGAGGGGGTCGTTCCCGACCGGGACATCATCGTCGCGCTCACCGCCGACGAGGAGGGCGGCCCGCACAACGGCGTGGACTGGATCCTCCGCAACCGCCCCGAGCTGCTGCAGGCCGAGTACGCGTTCAATGAAGGGGGCGGCGGCCGGACGGAGGAGGGGAAGAAGGTCTCCAACGACGTCCAGGCGAGCGAGAAGAAGGTCGCGAACTTCACGCTCACCGCGACCAACTCGGGCGGACACAGCTCCGTCCCGCGGCCGGACAACGCGATCTACCAGCTGGCGGCCGCGCTGGACCGGATGGGCAAGTACCATCATCCGGTGCACCTGAACGAGATCACGCGCGAGTACTTCCGGCGGCAGTCGGCGATCGTCGGCGGCGAGACCGGTGCGGCGATGCGGCGGATCGTCGCCAACGCGCGTGACTCGGCCGCGGCGGCGACGATCTCGCGCGACCCGGCGAACAACTCGCGTCTCCGCACCACCTGCGTCGCGACGATGCTCTCGGGCGGCCATGCGATGAACGCCCTCCCCCAGCGCGCGACCGCGACGGTCAACTGCCGGATCCTCCCCGACGAGACGCAGGCCGAGGTGCAGGCCCGCATCGTCGCCGCGGTGGCCGACACCGGCGTGAAGGTCACGGTCGAGCGCGAGGCGGCCGACAGCCCGCCGTCACCGCTCACGCCGGAGCTGCTCAAGGCGATCGAGGAGACGACCCGCGAGATGTGGCCCAACATGCCGGTGGTCCCCACGATGAGCACCGGCGCGACCGACGGCCGGTACCTGCGCAACGCGGGGATCCCCGTCTACGGCGTCTCCGGGCTCTTCTACGCCAATCCCAACGCGCACGGGATGAACGAGAAGATCGAGGTAAAGGAGTTCTACGAGGGGCTCGAGTTCATGTATCGGCTGGTGCGGAAGGTCACGGCCGGGCCGGGGATGTGA
- a CDS encoding biopolymer transporter ExbD, whose product MGPMGGGGLASEPNVVPMIDILLVLLIAAILWALPKEQWKVELPLPVPATTPGAHSSAPNIVLRVDPGPSYSVNGRAIAPAALLPELTRIYDGRPEKILFIDGARTVAYQDVFWIYGAVRDAGIRVTAIVPADTRRPSAAVTSPARP is encoded by the coding sequence ATGGGACCGATGGGCGGTGGCGGGCTCGCGAGCGAGCCGAACGTCGTGCCGATGATCGACATCCTGCTGGTGCTGCTGATCGCCGCGATCCTCTGGGCGCTGCCCAAGGAGCAATGGAAGGTCGAGCTGCCGCTTCCCGTCCCGGCGACCACGCCCGGCGCGCACTCGAGCGCCCCGAACATCGTGCTCCGGGTGGACCCGGGCCCGAGCTACTCGGTCAACGGACGCGCGATCGCCCCCGCGGCGCTCCTGCCCGAGCTCACGCGGATCTACGACGGCCGGCCCGAGAAGATCCTCTTCATCGATGGCGCGCGGACGGTCGCGTACCAGGACGTGTTCTGGATCTACGGCGCGGTACGCGATGCGGGGATCCGCGTGACGGCGATCGTGCCGGCTGACACGCGTCGGCCGAGCGCCGCCGTCACATCCCCGGCCCGGCCGTGA